Proteins encoded in a region of the Ziziphus jujuba cultivar Dongzao chromosome 3, ASM3175591v1 genome:
- the LOC125423139 gene encoding probable glutathione S-transferase: protein MADVKLHGAWASPFSCRVVWALKLKGVPYENIEEDLPNNKSKLLLQYNPVHKKIPVLVHGSKPICESMIIIEYIDETWLQNPLLPSDPYQRALARFWVKFAEDKSSVVWTLLRSSGEEREKAKNESLEVLKTIEEHGLGDKKFFGGEEIGIVDIAFGWMSLWLGVIEEIVGAKLLEAHLFPRLYAWTKSFKEVPVIKQNLPDGHELLLLCKGVREKVIRIFFFIMNRLIAF, encoded by the exons ATGGCAGATGTAAAGTTACATGGAGCTTGGGCTAGTCCTTTTAGTTGCAGAGTGGTTTGGGCTCTGAAACTAAAAGGCGTACCATATGAAAACATAGAAGAAGACCTTCCCAATAACAAGAGCAAGTTGCTATTACAATACAATCCGGTTCATAAGAAGATCCCAGTTCTCGTTCATGGCAGCAAACCCATTTGTGAGTCCATGATCATCATTGAATACATCGATGAAACATGGCTTCAAAACCCTTTGCTTCCTTCTGATCCCTACCAGAGAGCCCTTGCTCGGTTTTGGGTTAAATTCGCCGAAGATAAG AGTTCCGTAGTTTGGACCTTGTTGAGAAGTTCAGGAGAAGAACGAGAAAAAGCAAAGAATGAGAGCTTGGAAGTTCTGAAAACAATAGAAGAACATGGTCTGGGAGACAAAAAGTTTTTTGGAGGAGAAGAAATTGGAATAGTGGATATCGCTTTTGGTTGGATGTCTCTGTGGCTTGGCGTTATTGAAGAAATAGTAGGTGCGAAATTGCTTGAAGCTCATTTATTTCCTCGTTTATATGCATGGACCAAAAGCTTCAAAGAAGTCCCTGTGATCAAACAGAACCTTCCTGATGGCCATGAATTGTTGTTGCTTTGCAAGGGTGTGAGGGAAAAAGTCATTAggatcttcttcttcatcatgaaTAGATTAAtagctttttaa
- the LOC107405981 gene encoding probable glutathione S-transferase, which produces MVDVKLHGAWASPFSCRVVWALKLKGIPYENIEEDLPNKSKLILQYNPIHKKIPVLVHGRKPICESTIIIEYIDETWPQNPLLPSDPYQRALARFWVKFAEDKGFAVWTLFRSSGEEQEKAKNESLESLRTIEEHGLGNKKFFGGEEIGIVDIAFGWMSLWLGIIEEIVGVKLLEAHLFPRLYAWTKNFKEVPVIKQNLPDCHELLLLFKGVREQALGSSSSSSS; this is translated from the exons ATGGTAGATGTAAAGTTACATGGAGCTTGGGCTAGTCCTTTTAGTTGCAGAGTGGTTTGGGCTCTAAAACTAAAAGGCATACCATATGAAAACATAGAAGAAGACCTTCCCAACAAAAGCAAGTTGATATTACAATACAATCCAATTCATAAGAAGATCCCAGTTCTCGTTCATGGCAGAAAACCCATTTGTGAGTCCACGATCATCATTGAATACATCGATGAAACATGGCCTCAAAATCCCTTGCTTCCCTCTGATCCCTACCAGAGAGCCCTTGCTCGGTTTTGGGTTAAATTCGCCGAAGATAAG GGTTTTGCAGTTTGGACATTATTCAGAAGTTCAGGAGAAGAACAAGAAAAGGCGAAGAACGAGAGCTTGGAATCTCTGAGAACTATAGAAGAGCATGGACTTGGAAACAAAAAGTTTTTTGGAGGAGAAGAAATTGGAATAGTGGATATTGCTTTTGGTTGGATGTCTCTATGGCTTGGAATCATTGAAGAAATAGTAGGTGTGAAATTGCTTGAAGCTCATCTATTTCCTCGTTTATATGCATGGACCAAAAACTTCAAAGAAGTCCCTGTGATCAAACAGAACCTTCCTGATTGCCATGAATTGTTGTTGCTTTTCAAGGGTGTGAGGGAACAGGCATTaggatcttcttcttcttcttcttcataa